From one Luteipulveratus mongoliensis genomic stretch:
- a CDS encoding ATP-binding protein codes for MGRPILERDQQLAELADAARHAALGEGCTVLVHGEAGIGKSSLVEAARSRIPAEGRMLVGYCDDLLTARTLGPFRDLAGTVGTELTRALRLGTDRDQVLAALQTELGWAAHPTVLVVEDVHWADDATLDVLAFLARRVRHLPAVLLLTYRDDEVHPDHHLHRLLRIVARTEGTRRLPLARLSEEAVRALGADSTADADEVFAITGGNPFFVTEVLTHGTDAVPHSVVDAVAGRLLDLDDQGRDTIEQLAVIPSSIERWLVDALVGGLDALRDAERLGLLVVRTDHVSFRHELTRRALADAIPPTRRAELHDRVLGLLLAHPDVDVARIVHHAAYAGDREAIARYGPAAAADASAIGAHREAAAYYRLVLADGQPFNHQTRADLLERFAIECYTVGAQPESVAAQAEAVELRTLAGRAGPLGAAQRWLSRMQWWNGDRAAAEATALAAVATLETAGDDDLLALAYSNVAQLDMLAYRSSAVPFAQHAVDLAQRSDSTGIISHCLNNLGAARCHAGDMEGLDTLAESLRIALAAHEIEHACRAYTNLSWCLVDDYRLDDAESNVAAGIELAQRAEHVVFHDYLHTARGRIHVLRGEWQAATDAVNGLDDHVLTRCPSLVVQGRVAARRGDPNADAVLLTALDLGREHGELQWEASAACAAAEEAWLRGASAEIASLVKPALLESLARGSAALWPELAFWLSKAGPGVPQPEVPPSEHPYSQLLQGNWRSAADRWLTAGCRYEHAFALSESDDLDDLLSSLAALDQLGAAPLAGIVRTRLRQRGVPNVPRGPAGTTRANPAGLTERQIDVLRLLVTESATNAQIAEHLVLSVRTVDNHVTAILHKLDVHSRAEAVVRAAELGVLRSR; via the coding sequence ATGGGTCGGCCGATCCTGGAGCGAGATCAGCAGCTCGCGGAGCTGGCCGATGCGGCGCGCCACGCTGCGCTCGGAGAAGGCTGCACAGTCCTGGTGCACGGCGAGGCCGGGATCGGGAAGTCCAGCCTGGTCGAGGCAGCGCGATCACGGATCCCGGCGGAGGGCCGGATGCTCGTCGGCTACTGCGACGACCTGCTCACAGCTCGTACGCTCGGGCCCTTCCGCGACCTGGCCGGGACGGTCGGCACCGAGCTCACCCGTGCCCTGCGGCTCGGCACCGACCGCGACCAGGTCCTGGCCGCACTGCAGACCGAGCTCGGCTGGGCCGCCCACCCGACCGTGCTGGTCGTCGAGGACGTCCACTGGGCCGACGATGCAACCCTCGATGTGCTCGCGTTTCTCGCCCGACGAGTGCGGCACCTTCCTGCGGTCCTCCTGCTGACCTACCGCGACGACGAGGTCCACCCGGACCACCACCTGCACCGTCTGCTGAGGATCGTGGCTCGCACCGAGGGCACCCGTCGCCTCCCTCTCGCACGGCTGTCCGAGGAGGCTGTCCGGGCCCTCGGGGCCGACAGCACCGCCGACGCCGACGAGGTGTTCGCCATCACGGGCGGCAACCCGTTCTTCGTCACCGAGGTGCTGACCCATGGGACGGACGCCGTCCCGCACAGCGTCGTGGACGCCGTGGCCGGCCGGCTGCTCGACCTCGACGACCAGGGCCGGGACACGATCGAGCAGCTCGCTGTCATTCCCTCGTCGATCGAACGCTGGCTGGTCGATGCGTTGGTCGGCGGACTCGACGCGCTGCGCGATGCCGAACGTCTCGGCCTGCTCGTCGTCCGTACGGATCACGTCTCGTTCCGGCACGAGCTCACCCGACGTGCCCTCGCCGATGCCATCCCGCCGACCCGTCGCGCAGAGCTGCACGACCGCGTTCTCGGCCTGCTCCTCGCGCATCCCGATGTCGACGTCGCACGCATCGTGCACCACGCGGCGTACGCCGGGGACCGTGAAGCCATTGCGCGCTACGGCCCAGCTGCGGCCGCCGATGCCTCGGCCATCGGTGCCCACCGTGAGGCGGCTGCGTACTACCGGCTCGTCCTGGCCGACGGCCAGCCGTTCAACCACCAGACACGGGCCGACCTGCTCGAACGCTTCGCCATCGAGTGCTACACCGTAGGAGCCCAGCCGGAGTCGGTCGCTGCGCAGGCCGAAGCCGTCGAGCTGCGCACGCTCGCCGGGCGGGCGGGGCCGCTGGGGGCCGCACAGCGCTGGTTGTCGCGGATGCAGTGGTGGAACGGCGATCGGGCTGCCGCCGAGGCAACGGCGCTGGCTGCAGTCGCCACGCTCGAGACGGCAGGCGACGACGACCTGCTCGCACTCGCCTACAGCAACGTCGCCCAGCTGGACATGCTCGCCTACCGGTCGAGCGCCGTGCCCTTCGCCCAGCACGCAGTCGATCTCGCCCAAAGGTCGGACAGCACCGGGATCATCTCCCACTGCCTCAACAACCTGGGTGCCGCCCGCTGCCACGCGGGCGACATGGAGGGCCTGGACACCCTGGCCGAGAGCCTGCGAATTGCCCTGGCAGCACACGAGATCGAGCACGCATGCCGCGCGTACACCAACCTGTCGTGGTGCCTCGTCGACGACTACCGGCTGGACGATGCGGAGAGCAACGTGGCCGCCGGGATCGAGCTCGCCCAACGCGCGGAGCACGTCGTCTTCCACGACTACCTCCACACGGCCCGCGGCCGAATCCATGTCCTGCGCGGCGAGTGGCAGGCAGCCACGGATGCGGTGAACGGGCTGGACGACCACGTCCTCACCCGTTGCCCGTCGCTGGTGGTCCAGGGGCGCGTGGCAGCACGCCGTGGCGATCCGAACGCTGACGCCGTCCTGCTCACCGCGCTCGATCTCGGGCGCGAGCACGGCGAGCTGCAGTGGGAGGCGAGCGCCGCCTGTGCCGCCGCTGAGGAGGCCTGGCTGCGTGGTGCATCCGCGGAGATCGCGAGCCTGGTGAAGCCCGCCCTCCTCGAGTCGTTGGCGCGGGGATCCGCAGCCTTGTGGCCAGAGCTCGCGTTCTGGCTGAGCAAGGCCGGTCCAGGTGTGCCCCAACCGGAGGTGCCGCCGTCGGAGCACCCGTACTCCCAACTCCTGCAGGGCAATTGGCGGAGCGCAGCAGATCGGTGGCTCACAGCCGGTTGCCGCTACGAGCACGCGTTTGCCCTTTCCGAGAGCGACGACCTGGACGATCTGTTGTCGTCTCTCGCCGCGCTCGACCAGCTCGGCGCTGCGCCGCTGGCCGGGATCGTACGCACCCGCCTCCGACAACGCGGCGTGCCCAATGTGCCGCGCGGACCCGCGGGCACCACCCGCGCCAACCCGGCCGGACTCACCGAACGACAGATCGACGTACTGCGCCTCCTTGTCACCGAGAGCGCCACCAACGCGCAGATCGCCGAGCACCTCGTCCTGTCCGTACGGACGGTCGACAACCACGTGACCGCCATCCTGCACAAGCTCGACGTCCACAGCCGAGCCGAGGCGGTCGTACGTGCCGCAGAGCTCGGCGTCCTCAGATCTAGGTAG
- a CDS encoding phytanoyl-CoA dioxygenase family protein yields MNVDRKHLLASVEMAHFVSHGSLVLESAVPESLNARAISVLDAGMDRHPYGTALDTAFPQGTFVRELLDLPAVAGAIQSLVGPRPVIDHHAVHVRPPRGGEAQNLHADAVLDPRVDAFDVQLMYYPKAVTLEQGGTLSVPGTHLRRINESGIGRYQNLAGQTRLTCPAGTVVLLHHAIWHSGRRNDSDQPRYMFKIRFNPTVRQLRLWNTDDIDDPAVRAALTTTFPWSAGPEGRLELINRARLWRSLTGDADFDIDYYLTRAQLRPQTVDSAATDSRLGGGRTADGWAMA; encoded by the coding sequence ATGAACGTTGACCGCAAGCACCTCCTAGCCTCCGTGGAGATGGCGCACTTCGTCTCCCACGGCAGTCTCGTGCTCGAGAGTGCCGTGCCCGAATCCCTCAACGCCAGAGCCATTTCGGTGCTCGATGCCGGAATGGACCGACACCCGTACGGCACCGCGCTCGACACGGCCTTCCCTCAGGGCACGTTCGTGCGCGAGTTGCTCGATCTACCCGCAGTGGCCGGCGCGATTCAGAGCCTGGTCGGACCGAGGCCGGTCATCGACCACCACGCGGTGCACGTCCGCCCGCCCCGCGGCGGAGAGGCGCAGAACCTCCATGCTGATGCGGTGCTCGACCCTCGTGTCGATGCCTTCGACGTGCAGCTCATGTACTACCCGAAGGCGGTCACGCTCGAGCAAGGCGGCACGCTCAGCGTGCCCGGCACCCATCTGCGTCGGATCAACGAGTCCGGCATCGGCCGCTACCAGAACCTCGCGGGCCAGACCCGCCTGACCTGTCCGGCTGGCACAGTCGTCCTCCTGCACCACGCCATCTGGCACAGCGGCCGGCGCAACGACTCCGACCAGCCGCGCTACATGTTCAAGATCCGCTTCAACCCCACGGTCCGCCAGCTGCGCCTGTGGAACACCGACGACATCGACGACCCGGCGGTGCGCGCCGCCCTCACGACGACCTTCCCGTGGTCCGCCGGTCCCGAGGGGCGGCTGGAGCTCATCAACCGCGCCCGGCTGTGGCGGTCGCTCACCGGCGACGCCGACTTCGACATCGACTACTACCTGACCCGTGCCCAGCTGAGGCCGCAGACAGTGGACTCAGCCGCGACCGACTCCCGCCTCGGCGGCGGTCGTACCGCTGACGGTTGGGCGATGGCATGA
- a CDS encoding FAD-binding oxidoreductase yields MTVRAMMAGSLVGPGDPSYDEARQVFNGMIDRRPALIAQCESRDDVVTALALAADRGWEVAVRAGGHSAAGFGVTEGGLVIDLRRMAAVEVDSARKVATVAGGATWADVDRACAPYGLATTGGRVSTTGVAGLTLGGGSGWLERSFGLACDNVLSAEVVTVDGRVVVASEDENPELFWALHGGGGNFGVVTELTFRLHPLQTTTLGLLFWPPDAGPEVTRAYRDLLEGDAPDALGGGSAYLTGPPEEFVPPHLVGKLAHAAVVVYAGEEGAARDSIASLLALAPDSAMITPMPYADIQSALDDPPGFRNYWSAEHLMALPDEAIDLVHAASAHMVVPSPSQQILIPWGGALAQETADWPLPHRRTQWVVHPLGLWTDPADDARGIAWARDLCASVRPYATGDVYLNFTGDEGHERVVAGLGAANYRRLEEVKTAYDPENRLHLNHNIAPALTPVG; encoded by the coding sequence ATGACCGTCAGGGCCATGATGGCCGGCAGCCTGGTGGGTCCGGGAGATCCGTCGTACGACGAGGCTCGCCAGGTCTTCAACGGCATGATCGACCGTCGGCCGGCTCTGATCGCCCAGTGCGAGTCGCGGGACGATGTGGTCACGGCGTTGGCGCTCGCTGCCGACCGCGGCTGGGAGGTTGCGGTTCGGGCCGGCGGGCACAGCGCCGCAGGCTTCGGAGTGACCGAAGGCGGACTGGTCATCGACCTTCGGCGCATGGCAGCGGTCGAGGTCGACTCTGCGCGCAAGGTCGCGACGGTTGCGGGTGGCGCCACGTGGGCCGACGTCGACCGTGCCTGCGCGCCGTACGGTCTCGCCACGACGGGTGGTCGGGTGTCCACAACGGGCGTCGCCGGACTCACGCTCGGCGGTGGATCCGGTTGGCTCGAAAGGTCTTTCGGGCTCGCGTGTGACAACGTCCTGTCGGCTGAGGTCGTCACCGTCGACGGCCGGGTCGTGGTTGCGAGCGAGGACGAGAACCCTGAGCTCTTCTGGGCTCTGCACGGCGGCGGCGGCAACTTCGGCGTGGTCACCGAGCTGACGTTCAGGCTGCACCCGCTGCAGACGACGACACTCGGCCTACTGTTCTGGCCGCCCGACGCCGGACCCGAGGTGACCCGGGCGTACCGCGACCTGCTCGAAGGCGACGCGCCCGACGCGCTCGGCGGAGGCAGTGCCTACCTCACCGGACCACCCGAGGAGTTCGTCCCGCCCCACCTGGTGGGCAAGCTCGCGCACGCCGCGGTCGTCGTGTACGCCGGCGAGGAGGGTGCTGCTCGTGACTCCATCGCGTCACTGCTCGCGCTCGCTCCCGACAGCGCCATGATCACGCCGATGCCGTACGCCGACATCCAGTCCGCGCTGGACGACCCGCCCGGCTTCCGCAACTACTGGTCGGCCGAGCACCTGATGGCGTTGCCCGACGAGGCCATCGACCTCGTGCACGCGGCGTCCGCACACATGGTCGTGCCGTCACCGTCTCAGCAGATCCTGATCCCGTGGGGCGGCGCACTCGCTCAGGAGACGGCGGACTGGCCGCTGCCACACCGACGTACGCAATGGGTGGTGCACCCGCTCGGGCTGTGGACCGACCCGGCCGACGACGCCCGCGGCATCGCGTGGGCGCGCGACCTGTGTGCCAGCGTCCGGCCGTACGCCACCGGTGACGTCTATCTCAACTTCACCGGCGACGAGGGCCACGAGAGGGTCGTGGCCGGTCTCGGCGCGGCCAACTACCGGCGCCTGGAAGAGGTGAAGACGGCGTACGACCCCGAGAACCGGTTGCACCTGAACCACAACATCGCCCCCGCCCTCACACCGGTCGGGTAG
- a CDS encoding class I SAM-dependent methyltransferase — MPVDQDKLMDFLGRFVGDLGATMAAGSVVIGDRLGLYRSLSEKPSRPEELAERTGTAARYVEEWLRGQAASGYVMYDESSGRYSMTEEQTFALTDPDGAVFVPGAFQLALATLRAEPAITAAFKDGAGFGWHEHDEGVFSGCERFFRPGYSANLVPEWLPALDGVVAKLESGARVADLGCGHGASTILMAQAFPASTFVGSDYHDESIDAAGKRAASSDVAERTSFEVATAQDFGGGPYDLVTTFDSLHDMGDPGRAAHHIRESLREDGTWMIVEPFAGDTVSDNLNPVGRVYYSFSTFLCVPNALSQEGGYSLGAQAGEAAIGRLCKEAGFTRFSRVAETPFNIVYEARP; from the coding sequence ATGCCTGTTGACCAGGACAAGCTCATGGACTTCCTCGGCCGCTTTGTCGGCGACCTGGGAGCAACTATGGCGGCGGGGAGTGTTGTCATTGGCGACCGCCTCGGCCTGTACCGATCCCTGAGCGAAAAGCCTTCTCGCCCAGAGGAACTCGCGGAGCGGACGGGCACTGCGGCCCGCTACGTCGAGGAGTGGCTGCGCGGCCAGGCTGCGAGCGGCTACGTCATGTACGACGAGTCGAGCGGCCGCTACTCGATGACCGAGGAGCAGACGTTCGCGCTGACCGATCCGGACGGCGCGGTGTTCGTGCCGGGTGCCTTCCAGCTCGCGCTGGCCACCTTGCGCGCTGAACCGGCCATCACCGCAGCCTTCAAGGACGGCGCTGGCTTCGGGTGGCACGAGCACGACGAGGGCGTGTTCAGCGGGTGCGAGCGGTTCTTCCGTCCCGGCTACTCGGCCAACCTCGTACCTGAGTGGCTTCCCGCCCTGGACGGCGTCGTCGCCAAGCTCGAGTCCGGGGCCCGCGTCGCGGACCTCGGCTGCGGGCACGGCGCCTCGACCATCCTGATGGCACAGGCGTTCCCGGCCTCGACCTTCGTCGGCTCGGACTACCACGACGAGTCGATCGACGCGGCCGGCAAGCGCGCGGCGAGCTCCGACGTCGCGGAGCGTACGTCGTTCGAGGTCGCCACCGCGCAGGACTTCGGCGGTGGACCGTACGACCTGGTCACTACGTTCGACTCGCTGCATGACATGGGCGACCCCGGGCGGGCGGCCCACCACATCCGCGAGTCCCTTCGCGAGGACGGAACGTGGATGATCGTCGAGCCGTTTGCCGGGGACACCGTCAGCGACAACCTGAATCCCGTTGGCCGCGTGTACTACTCGTTCTCGACCTTCCTCTGCGTGCCCAACGCACTCTCGCAGGAGGGCGGCTACTCGCTCGGCGCACAAGCGGGCGAAGCAGCCATCGGCCGGTTGTGCAAGGAAGCCGGGTTCACCCGGTTCAGCCGCGTGGCTGAGACGCCCTTCAACATCGTCTACGAGGCACGGCCATGA
- a CDS encoding flavin-containing monooxygenase, whose translation MDIDCVVIGAGPAGLSASEALTAAGVEHVVLERGQVGETWRTQRWDSLRVNSPWWFNNALHGQDTDDYLTAAEVVRRLEDLAADAPIRTSVAVRRLEPAVDGFELTTSTGSLQTRAVVVASGDQNVPTVPAWSAQLPSSVRQIHACEYRSPGDLPPGGVLVVGSGQSGTQIAEDLLAGGRQVVVSTSRVGRIPTRRRGHDGLRELYDVGFFRQTPEDLPDPSMMKGAIPLLSPYGRPVSLGRLAANGARLAGRVTSADQGRLTFDDSVETNADFGEEVAGRLNEIVDKALQAKGIHDSVIDGEQEPAVAGPGLGHLDLLRDDIGSVIWCTGLIGDFSWLPPSLRDADGAPRHTGIAGAAPGLWFTGIRWLTCRGSATLCGMPWDTATIASAAAEHLTSIRTASVRTTVQPI comes from the coding sequence ATGGACATCGACTGTGTCGTGATCGGCGCCGGCCCGGCCGGGCTGAGCGCGAGTGAGGCGCTCACCGCCGCAGGCGTGGAGCACGTGGTGCTCGAACGCGGCCAGGTCGGCGAGACCTGGCGCACCCAGCGGTGGGACAGCCTGCGCGTCAACTCGCCTTGGTGGTTCAACAACGCGCTCCACGGCCAGGACACCGACGACTACCTGACCGCAGCGGAGGTCGTACGACGCCTGGAGGATCTCGCCGCCGACGCGCCGATCCGAACGAGCGTTGCCGTACGCCGTCTCGAGCCTGCCGTGGACGGGTTCGAGCTCACGACCTCCACAGGGTCGTTGCAGACCCGAGCCGTCGTCGTCGCCTCAGGAGATCAGAACGTCCCGACCGTCCCTGCGTGGTCGGCCCAGCTCCCGTCGTCCGTCCGTCAGATCCATGCGTGCGAGTACCGCTCCCCCGGGGACCTTCCGCCCGGAGGCGTGCTGGTCGTGGGCAGCGGACAGTCCGGCACCCAGATCGCGGAGGATCTCCTGGCCGGCGGACGCCAGGTCGTCGTGTCGACCAGCCGCGTCGGTCGGATACCCACCCGACGCCGCGGACATGACGGCCTCCGTGAGCTGTACGACGTCGGCTTCTTCCGTCAGACACCTGAGGATCTGCCGGACCCGAGCATGATGAAGGGCGCCATCCCTCTGCTCTCGCCGTACGGGCGACCGGTCAGCCTGGGTCGGCTCGCAGCCAACGGCGCGCGCCTGGCCGGCCGTGTCACGTCCGCCGACCAGGGCCGCCTGACGTTCGACGACAGCGTCGAGACGAACGCCGACTTCGGCGAGGAAGTAGCCGGACGCCTCAACGAGATCGTCGACAAAGCGTTGCAGGCCAAGGGAATTCACGACTCGGTGATCGATGGCGAGCAAGAGCCAGCGGTCGCAGGGCCCGGCCTCGGCCACCTCGACCTCCTCCGAGACGACATCGGCAGCGTCATCTGGTGCACCGGACTCATCGGTGACTTCAGCTGGCTGCCGCCGAGCCTGCGGGACGCCGACGGCGCACCACGACACACCGGCATCGCCGGTGCCGCACCAGGACTGTGGTTCACCGGCATCCGGTGGCTGACCTGCCGAGGCTCCGCGACGCTCTGCGGCATGCCGTGGGACACCGCCACCATCGCCTCGGCTGCCGCCGAGCACCTCACCAGCATCCGGACCGCGTCAGTTCGGACGACGGTCCAACCGATCTGA
- a CDS encoding AraC family transcriptional regulator: MAEGRQTTYAAIDVTRPPLVAAAGRGLHGVRQLVDDFVLPQLWQLHLYSYAADLQVGGTRHQIEPGSVSLVPPATPVRYRYRGPSNHLYAHLEAAFIHPVDAAATEVMISAGAELPALTDLMSSAIASAASRPERTQADIWMVLLRLAERDRARTAAAGRVENSPASSYVAAAMSYVESHLTERITVPALARSMGITADHLTRVFSAQTGQTVTGYVRRRRVEHAQRLLTNTTMSVSAIAATVGIPDLQAFNKTCRAVTGRSPRQLRQPLVE; this comes from the coding sequence ATGGCAGAAGGCAGGCAGACGACGTACGCAGCCATCGACGTCACCAGACCTCCCCTGGTGGCCGCCGCCGGGCGCGGTCTCCACGGCGTGCGCCAGCTCGTCGACGACTTCGTCCTGCCACAGCTGTGGCAGCTCCATCTCTACAGCTACGCGGCTGACCTCCAGGTCGGCGGCACCCGGCACCAGATCGAGCCGGGCAGCGTCTCGCTGGTGCCGCCCGCGACGCCGGTTCGCTACCGCTACCGCGGACCGTCGAACCATCTGTACGCCCACCTCGAGGCGGCGTTCATCCACCCGGTCGACGCGGCCGCCACCGAGGTGATGATCTCCGCCGGGGCCGAGCTGCCCGCCCTCACCGACCTCATGAGCTCGGCGATCGCCTCCGCCGCGTCGCGTCCGGAGCGCACCCAGGCGGACATCTGGATGGTCCTGCTACGCCTCGCCGAACGCGACCGGGCGCGTACCGCCGCAGCGGGCCGCGTCGAGAACTCGCCGGCGTCGTCGTACGTCGCCGCTGCCATGTCATACGTCGAGTCGCACCTGACCGAGCGGATCACCGTGCCCGCGCTCGCCCGCTCGATGGGCATCACCGCCGACCATCTCACCCGGGTGTTCTCCGCCCAGACGGGGCAGACCGTGACCGGCTACGTACGCCGGCGCCGGGTGGAGCATGCACAGCGGCTGCTCACCAACACGACGATGTCGGTGAGCGCGATCGCCGCCACGGTGGGGATTCCTGACCTGCAGGCGTTCAACAAGACCTGCCGGGCGGTCACCGGACGCTCCCCCCGACAGCTGCGCCAACCGCTGGTCGAGTAG
- a CDS encoding alpha/beta hydrolase: MTAPTTNGSRHSESSDMRAAAHVLDRAGGSARDLYRDVLRVTGDLPRRSALVAPATAWRVGEQTATVAFGPRGLGSVGLRMQLIARGLRYAAWAYDRAESHGRGVLGSVLDPLAPVLLGTELPTGGLLPLELPIATLLHLAELGGFDPSVLSPPAGAPPQPQRVNAWWTALRPDQRSALLRSNPHYYGNLNGVPSADRHGANRIMLERDLAAGAQLFREHGLKPPASAAEAERLPTWQLKAIGYYDGPITLMVDEGVRGRLNRFKTALSTQATTQPQGGMRPILLAYDSGRYENEGRVAIAYGDPDSAANVAYAVPGLESRGSKVSQVGGDAYNLWAEANKAGPSAPTAVIAWQGYDAPELTNVASEAKARAGARLLTRDVAALTVTNHHDPNVTVVGHSYGSTTTTLALQSEGLADHVDQVVLIGSPGVGGDADSVSDLHLNRDQLFVGSASRDVVTTDYQLLGTDPAEEGFGATRFKAENVHRDAGLPWQVGDHSRYYDPGSESLYAIADIVSGHRGELAAHDLLAGSRQSEVGGSPYVGPTSTTHDPEHDRAPTGGHLH, from the coding sequence ATGACCGCGCCGACGACCAACGGGTCACGGCACTCCGAGTCGTCCGACATGCGCGCCGCCGCCCACGTGCTCGACCGTGCGGGCGGGTCCGCGCGAGACCTGTACCGCGATGTCCTGCGCGTCACCGGTGACCTCCCGCGGCGAAGTGCCCTGGTCGCTCCAGCGACAGCGTGGCGAGTGGGCGAGCAGACCGCCACTGTGGCGTTCGGGCCGCGCGGCCTCGGCAGCGTCGGCCTGCGGATGCAGCTCATCGCGCGGGGTCTGCGCTACGCCGCGTGGGCGTACGACCGGGCCGAGTCTCATGGTCGGGGTGTGCTGGGGTCGGTCCTCGACCCGCTCGCTCCGGTCCTTCTCGGCACTGAGCTCCCGACCGGCGGCCTGCTCCCCCTTGAGCTGCCGATCGCGACGCTGCTGCACCTCGCCGAGCTCGGTGGTTTCGATCCGAGTGTCCTGTCGCCGCCGGCCGGTGCGCCGCCACAGCCCCAACGAGTCAACGCGTGGTGGACCGCCCTGAGACCCGACCAACGATCGGCGCTGCTCCGATCGAACCCGCACTACTACGGCAACCTCAACGGCGTCCCATCGGCCGACCGCCACGGCGCCAACCGGATCATGCTCGAGCGCGACCTGGCTGCCGGCGCACAGCTCTTCCGCGAGCACGGCCTCAAGCCGCCCGCGAGCGCAGCCGAGGCTGAGCGGCTGCCGACCTGGCAGCTGAAGGCGATCGGCTACTACGACGGACCGATCACGCTGATGGTCGATGAGGGAGTCCGTGGTCGCCTCAACCGGTTCAAGACCGCGCTGTCGACCCAGGCGACCACCCAACCTCAGGGCGGAATGCGTCCGATCCTGCTCGCGTACGACTCAGGCAGGTACGAGAACGAGGGGCGCGTGGCCATCGCGTACGGCGACCCGGACTCGGCCGCAAACGTCGCGTACGCCGTGCCAGGTCTGGAGTCACGCGGCAGCAAGGTGAGCCAGGTCGGTGGGGACGCGTACAACCTCTGGGCGGAGGCCAACAAGGCCGGCCCGTCGGCGCCGACCGCGGTCATCGCGTGGCAGGGGTACGACGCGCCGGAGCTCACCAACGTCGCGTCGGAGGCCAAGGCCCGAGCGGGCGCCCGGCTGCTGACGAGGGACGTCGCCGCGCTGACCGTGACCAATCACCACGACCCCAACGTGACGGTCGTCGGCCACTCCTACGGCAGCACGACGACCACCCTCGCTCTGCAGTCCGAAGGACTGGCCGACCATGTCGACCAGGTGGTGCTCATCGGCAGCCCAGGCGTGGGCGGCGACGCCGACTCCGTGTCCGACCTCCACCTGAACAGAGACCAGCTCTTCGTCGGGTCGGCGAGCCGCGATGTCGTGACGACCGACTACCAGCTGCTCGGCACAGACCCTGCGGAGGAGGGATTCGGGGCCACCAGGTTCAAGGCCGAGAACGTGCACCGTGACGCGGGACTCCCCTGGCAGGTGGGCGATCACTCGCGTTACTACGACCCGGGCTCCGAGTCGCTGTACGCCATCGCCGACATCGTGTCGGGCCACCGAGGTGAGCTCGCCGCCCACGACCTCCTCGCCGGCTCGCGGCAGAGCGAGGTCGGTGGGAGCCCCTACGTCGGACCGACGAGCACCACCCACGATCCCGAGCACGATCGCGCACCGACAGGAGGGCACCTCCATTGA